In bacterium, the sequence CGAACCCGATCGGTATGTGCTGTTCAGCGGGCACGTCGATTCGTGGCACTACGGCGTGATGGACAACGGCAGCGCGAACGCCGTGATGGTCGAGACGGCCCGCTTGATGAGCAAGCGGCAGCGGCGGCTCCGGCGCGGCCTCCGGCTCGCGTTCTGGTCTGGGCACTCCCACGGCCGGTACTCCGGCTCCGTGTGGTACGCCGATCATCACTGGCGCGACCTGTACCGGAACGCGGTCCTCCATCTGAACGTCGATTCCTCCGGCGCGAAGGGCGCGACGGTCCTGAGCGAGGGCGAGACGATGGCCGAGACGTGGGCGAGCGCCGCCCGCGCGATCAAGGATGTCACCGACCAGGACCTCGAGCACCGCCGCATCAGCCGCATGGGGGATCAGTCGTTCTGGGGCATCGGCGTGCCATCGATGTTCGGGGGCGTCTCCGTGCAGCCCCCCGCGGACTCCGCGACGAGCAATGCGCTGGCGTCGCTCCACGGCGGGGTGAAGAAGTCGGGCGGGCTCGGCTGGTGGTGGCACACCACCGACGACACGATCGACAAGATCGATCGCGCCAACCTTCAGCGCGACGCCCAGATCTACGCGCTCGTCGTGTGGCGCTGGTGCACGGCGCCGGTCCTGCCGCTCGACTACCGCGCCACCGCCACGGAGATTCGCGAGACGCTCGGGCACATCCAGGACGCCGCAGGGGAGGCGTTCGATCTGGACGCGCCGCTGGACGCCGCCACCAGGCTCACCGGCGCGGCGGAACGCCTGCACGATGCCGCGGAACGGGTCGGCACCGCGATCGGCCAGGCGCGCGGCACGCGCAAACAGCGGGCCGCCGCCTCTCTCATCAACGACACGCTGATGCGCGCGGGCCGGGCGTTGATCCCGATCAACTACACATCGACCGGGCCGTTCGACCACGACCGGGCCGTGCCGATCCCACCGATCCCGTCGCTGCAGGCCGCCGCGCGGCTACGCACGCTGCCGCGTGGCACCGACGAGTATCACACGCTGGAGATCCGCCTCGTGCGCGATCGCAACAGGGTCACGCACGCGCTTGAGGGGGCGGCGGACATGATCGAACACGCGTTCAAGCACATCGACGTGCGCTAGCACGGTGCGTCCGAGCCCTCTCGGCGGGCGGCGCCGCTGCGGCACCGCGGAGGGGAGGCCGGTCGCTCCCGCAACAGACGAGGTCGACCGGAACAGGCCATGACGCCTCGGACGGCGCCAGCAACATGCGCTCAGAGGCTCTATGCGCCCAAAACAGCTTGGGCCTGCAAGAAGGCGACGAGGCGGTAACGGCTCACGGCCCCGACGAACGAGTTGGCGTCGACGACTGGCAGCACGTCGGCCGTGCCTGCGCCCAGGGCGTCGACAGCCACCGCGAGGTCAGCATCCGGCGTGACCGTCGGGACTCGGTCGCGCGGGGTCATGACGTTTCGCACCCGCGTCGTCGCCCACGCGGCCCGGGGTATTGCCTTGATCTCGTCCAGGGTCAGCAGCCCGACGAATTGTCCATCCTGCACCACGGGAAGGGTGTGCCACCCCGTCGCAAGGATATGGTCGTGAATCACGGTCTCCAGTGGAAGATCGGGCGACACGGTGGGGTAGTCCCGCGCCATGAGATCGCGCACGGAGTGACCAGCCAGGAGGTCGTGAATCGCGATCTGCCGCCCGGAGCTTGCGGCCGCCGACTCGAGGAACCAACCGACAAACGCAATCCACA encodes:
- a CDS encoding M28 family peptidase; its protein translation is MPKDPEQAVRQAVSAAKLMEYTRGVSRWVRMSGSEQEAQAFDYLETTLRELGLDVHRYQHDALISWPGKASLEIVGTLPRQVECITHAFSAPTPAGGLEGEVVDVGAGDFKAASVQGKIVLLDGLAMPVKAQSAEAAGAVGAIFVNPPELHEMIISTVWGSPTPETIGHLPKIAAVSVRESDGAVLRARAREGMLRARLHVEVDTRWRPTPVLTADLKGTDEPDRYVLFSGHVDSWHYGVMDNGSANAVMVETARLMSKRQRRLRRGLRLAFWSGHSHGRYSGSVWYADHHWRDLYRNAVLHLNVDSSGAKGATVLSEGETMAETWASAARAIKDVTDQDLEHRRISRMGDQSFWGIGVPSMFGGVSVQPPADSATSNALASLHGGVKKSGGLGWWWHTTDDTIDKIDRANLQRDAQIYALVVWRWCTAPVLPLDYRATATEIRETLGHIQDAAGEAFDLDAPLDAATRLTGAAERLHDAAERVGTAIGQARGTRKQRAAASLINDTLMRAGRALIPINYTSTGPFDHDRAVPIPPIPSLQAAARLRTLPRGTDEYHTLEIRLVRDRNRVTHALEGAADMIEHAFKHIDVR